One part of the Humulus lupulus chromosome 9, drHumLupu1.1, whole genome shotgun sequence genome encodes these proteins:
- the LOC133802512 gene encoding copper transporter 2-like, which yields MDMGNMSGDGTMNMKMQNGMSFQWSTNAIILFSGWPGGHSPGMYILSLFLVFFMAAAVEVLSVPIAFLKAAGVPPMMTALSQACVYGFRVGVSYLVMLSLMSFNVGVFIVAVAGHGVGFFLVKASSSMEHFFLKQEENHDVEESFVHE from the coding sequence ATGGATATGGGAAATATGAGTGGTGATGGGACGATGAATATGAAGATGCAAAATGGGATGAGCTTTCAATGGAGTACCAACGCTATAATCCTCTTCTCAGGGTGGCCCGGCGGCCATAGCCCCGGTATGTACATATTGTCTCTGTTTTTAGTCTTTTTCATGGCTGCCGCCGTCGAGGTTCTCTCTGTACCGATCGCCTTTCTCAAAGCCGCCGGTGTACCTCCGATGATGACGGCTTTGAGTCAGGCTTGCGTGTATGGTTTTCGCGTTGGGGTTTCTTACTTGGTTATGCTTTCTTTGATGTCTTTCAATGTCGGAGTTTTCATTGTTGCCGTCGCCGGCCATGGTGTAGGGTTTTTCCTCGTCAAGGCTAGCTCCTCTATGGAGCATTTCTTTCTCAAACAAGAGGAGAATCATGATGTTGAGGAATCTTTTGTTCACGAGTGA
- the LOC133800340 gene encoding uncharacterized protein LOC133800340, whose protein sequence is MAKQLNVYMQSSSETDTPSPSPSSTLIQSPTSPPPSWSWSSSWPSPQDSHPLYPCAMENRIAAIMDDVQLIVDNNGQEALSSLANDTTPRSPQNITLNLIDSPTLRSLYTPPPLPQYTLASIQKEIEMTTLTLGLRSQPPQDSHPLYPWAMAQPCKVRRFGYLLQNRITAIRGDIRCKNCKQEFEMELDLTKEFLEVGTFVERTKEDMRERAPLSWLKPELPICPSCHQDYCEPVVIDSQSDGYNINWLFLLLAQLLGCCTLQQLKLFCKTNEIHRTGAKDRLLYLTYLNLCKQLHPKGPFDR, encoded by the coding sequence ATGGCCAAGCAGCTCAACGTGTACATGCAGAGTAGTTCTGAGACCGACACACCCAGTCCTAGTCCTTCTTCTACCCTAATCCAGTCTCCTACATCACCACCACCATCATGGTCGTGGTCGTCCTCATGGCCATCGCCCCAAGATTCTCATCCTCTGTATCCTTGCGCCATGGAAAATAGGATAGCGGCGATCATGGATGACGTACAGCTTATTGTGGACAATAATGGACAAGAAGCGCTGAGTAGTTTGGCAAATGACACTACACCTCGTTCTCCTCAAAATATCACACTCAATCTTATTGATTCTCCTACGCTCAGGTCTCTTTATACCCCTCCTCCCCTACCACAATACACACTAGCCTCAATCCAAAAAGAGATTGAGATGACCACACTTACACTTGGGCTCCGCTCTCAGCCGCCGCAAGATTCTCATCCTCTGTATCCTTGGGCCATGGCGCAACCCTGCAAGGTGCGCAGATTTGGCTACCTGTTGCAAAATAGGATAACGGCGATCAGGGGTGACATACGGTGCAAGAATTGTAAGCAAGAATTCGAGATGGAGTTGGATTTGACGAAGGAGTTCTTGGAGGTGGGGACCTTCGTCGAGAGGACCAAGGAGGATATGAGAGAGAGAGCCCCGCTCTCTTGGTTAAAGCCCGAACTCCCCATTTGCCCATCGTGTCACCAAGACTACTGTGAGCCAGTAGTCATTGATTCTCAGAGCGATGGTTACAATATCAACTGGCTCTTCTTGCTGTTGGCTCAACTCTTGGGGTGCTGCACTCTTCAACAACTCAAGTTGTTCTGCAAGACAAATGAGATTCATCGAACTGGGGCTAAGGATCGACTCTTATATCTGACTTACTTGAATCTCTGCAAGCAACTTCACCCCAAGGGGCCTTTTGATCGTTGA